The following coding sequences are from one bacterium SCSIO 12741 window:
- a CDS encoding type III pantothenate kinase, giving the protein MNLVLDLGNTRSKIALFDRSTLVASDSMGARPSSEELQKWLQNHPQANQAIISSVVDHSVELEDWIRTRMELIVLDSSTPLPIKNDYATPDTLGKDRLSAAVGAQSLFPGKAVLSIDFGTCIKYDFVSPEGTYLGGAISPGLNMRFRSLHTFTDKLPLLQLDGNPELIGRDTNSSILSGVAQGIIFEIEGAMRAYSSQWSNLNTIFTGGDHQYFAKAFKNSIFARPELTLIGLNRILEYNEDR; this is encoded by the coding sequence ATGAATCTGGTTCTTGACCTGGGAAACACCCGAAGCAAAATAGCCTTATTTGATCGTTCAACCCTGGTTGCCAGCGATTCTATGGGTGCAAGACCTTCTTCTGAGGAGCTTCAAAAATGGCTTCAAAACCATCCTCAAGCAAATCAAGCCATCATCAGTTCTGTAGTCGATCACTCAGTTGAGTTGGAAGATTGGATTCGAACACGCATGGAGCTCATCGTTCTGGATTCATCCACCCCGCTCCCGATAAAAAACGACTACGCCACTCCAGACACGTTAGGAAAAGACCGACTCTCGGCTGCAGTAGGCGCTCAAAGTCTATTTCCTGGTAAGGCCGTTCTTTCTATTGATTTTGGCACTTGCATTAAATACGATTTTGTGTCTCCCGAAGGAACTTACCTCGGCGGCGCCATTTCTCCCGGATTGAACATGCGATTTCGGTCCTTGCATACTTTCACGGATAAATTGCCGTTGTTGCAGCTTGACGGGAATCCCGAACTAATTGGACGGGATACAAATTCATCTATTTTATCGGGTGTTGCACAAGGAATTATCTTCGAGATTGAGGGCGCTATGCGGGCTTACAGCAGCCAATGGAGCAACCTTAACACAATATTTACAGGCGGAGACCATCAATATTTTGCTAAGGCATTTAAAAATAGCATTTTTGCACGCCCGGAATTGACCCTAATTGGGTTAAACCGGATATTGGAATACAATGAGGATCGCTAA